A stretch of the Longimicrobium terrae genome encodes the following:
- a CDS encoding DinB family protein: MTDTSTASSVARIAFPDLEQELATTRRVLERVPDEHLDWKPHEKSFALGGLAAHLANLLNWTTTVLTQDELDLATQGRQELPRTRDDILALFDGAAARLRPALAAATDDTLNGTWTLRMGDHVIMQMPRASVIRTVALNHMVHHRAQLGVYMRLLDIPVPAMYGPSADEAGPL; this comes from the coding sequence ATGACCGACACGAGCACCGCATCCTCCGTCGCCCGTATCGCCTTTCCCGACCTGGAGCAGGAACTGGCGACCACCCGCCGCGTGCTGGAGCGCGTTCCGGACGAGCACCTGGACTGGAAGCCGCACGAAAAGTCGTTCGCCCTGGGCGGACTGGCGGCGCACCTGGCCAACCTGCTCAACTGGACCACGACGGTGCTGACGCAGGATGAACTGGACCTCGCCACGCAGGGCCGCCAGGAGCTGCCCAGGACGCGCGACGACATCCTGGCCCTGTTCGACGGTGCGGCGGCCCGGCTGCGCCCCGCGCTGGCCGCCGCCACGGACGACACGCTGAACGGCACGTGGACGCTGCGCATGGGCGATCACGTGATCATGCAGATGCCGCGCGCTTCGGTGATCCGCACCGTGGCGCTGAACCACATGGTGCACCACCGCGCGCAGCTGGGCGTGTACATGCGCCTGCTCGACATCCCGGTTCCGGCCATGTACGGCCCCAGCGCGGACGAAGCCGGCCCGCTCTGA
- a CDS encoding YcxB family protein, translating into MMTEAIVSQPLEFRFTWDRGEVVRAVRAVRANVSGRPWWLVFAYPVLLIMIVAVASTLWDGTLSRGALVQAIGPWILFLVAWATLMAWIGPWLTARAQSRENGPGQHTLIGTLSGDGYGTDNGRTQNSIHWNGVLRAVETPEFFLFYYNRNCAFYLPHRAIAPEQLPEVRRVIVSQLGDRAALRHT; encoded by the coding sequence ATGATGACCGAAGCCATCGTTTCCCAACCACTCGAGTTCCGCTTCACGTGGGATCGCGGCGAAGTGGTGCGCGCGGTCAGGGCGGTGCGCGCCAACGTGAGCGGGCGCCCCTGGTGGCTGGTGTTTGCTTATCCCGTGCTGCTGATCATGATCGTGGCGGTTGCCTCGACCCTCTGGGATGGCACACTGTCCCGTGGGGCGTTAGTGCAGGCGATCGGGCCGTGGATACTCTTTCTCGTGGCCTGGGCTACGCTGATGGCCTGGATCGGGCCCTGGCTTACGGCCCGGGCGCAGAGCCGGGAGAACGGCCCCGGCCAGCACACCCTGATTGGAACGCTGTCCGGCGATGGATACGGAACCGACAACGGCAGAACGCAGAACTCTATTCACTGGAACGGGGTTCTGCGCGCGGTGGAGACGCCCGAGTTCTTTCTCTTCTACTACAACAGAAACTGTGCCTTCTACCTGCCTCACCGGGCAATTGCGCCGGAGCAGCTCCCCGAAGTGCGCAGGGTGATCGTCAGCCAGTTGGGCGACAGAGCGGCGCTGCGCCACACCTGA
- the mscL gene encoding large conductance mechanosensitive channel protein MscL yields the protein MLKGFRAFISRGNVIDLAVGIVIGAAFTGVVKSFVDDILMPPIGLLLGGVDFSELYIRLSGERFATRAAAMEAGAPIISYGVFLNTILAFLITAFAVYLLVKSYDRLRAREAAAPPPPSEKDCPFCQSRIHIAASRCPFCTSDLSGLGPLA from the coding sequence ATGCTCAAGGGATTTCGCGCATTCATCTCGCGCGGCAACGTCATCGACCTGGCCGTGGGCATCGTGATCGGCGCCGCGTTCACCGGCGTGGTCAAGTCGTTCGTGGACGACATTCTGATGCCGCCCATCGGGCTGCTGCTGGGCGGCGTGGACTTTTCCGAGCTGTACATCCGCCTGTCGGGCGAGCGGTTCGCCACGCGCGCCGCGGCGATGGAGGCGGGGGCGCCCATCATCAGCTACGGCGTGTTTCTGAACACCATCCTGGCGTTTCTGATCACCGCGTTCGCCGTGTACCTGCTGGTGAAGTCGTACGACCGCCTGCGCGCCCGCGAAGCCGCCGCCCCGCCGCCGCCGAGCGAAAAAGACTGCCCGTTCTGCCAGTCGCGCATCCACATCGCCGCGTCGCGCTGCCCGTTCTGCACGTCGGACCTGAGCGGCCTGGGCCCCTTGGCCTAA
- a CDS encoding YcxB family protein produces the protein MSLQTTAPGPPAPPPLDVRFEWNRDEFARSFDATTRHSRQIPPRWMGWVILGFVCASTARTYVHSAGDAIRFGSITGAVLFVCWLIPYLAGRQYARIKEREIGPDGRLIVTAFSGEGIYRSNGRTEASFAWGSIRRAVETDEFLLLYYRRGNAFFIPRRAIPPKSLGEVRALIRRHLAGRAKLHGD, from the coding sequence ATGAGCCTGCAGACCACCGCTCCCGGACCGCCTGCGCCACCGCCGCTGGACGTGCGGTTCGAGTGGAACCGGGACGAGTTTGCGCGGTCCTTCGACGCGACGACCCGGCACTCGCGCCAGATTCCGCCCAGGTGGATGGGCTGGGTGATCCTGGGGTTCGTGTGCGCGAGCACGGCGCGCACCTACGTCCATTCGGCGGGGGACGCGATCCGGTTCGGTTCCATCACCGGCGCGGTTCTGTTCGTCTGCTGGCTCATTCCGTACCTCGCGGGCCGGCAGTACGCCCGGATCAAGGAGCGGGAAATTGGTCCGGACGGCCGGTTGATCGTCACGGCGTTCAGCGGCGAGGGTATCTACAGATCCAACGGCCGGACGGAGGCCTCCTTCGCGTGGGGCTCGATTCGCCGCGCGGTGGAAACGGACGAGTTTCTGCTGCTCTATTATCGTCGGGGAAACGCGTTCTTCATCCCCCGCCGCGCGATTCCCCCGAAATCGCTCGGCGAAGTGCGCGCGCTGATCCGGCGGCATCTGGCCGGCAGGGCGAAGCTCCACGGGGATTGA
- the msrA gene encoding peptide-methionine (S)-S-oxide reductase MsrA, translated as MTEGNREVATLGGGCFWCTEAVFDRLKGVISVESGYAGGRDPNPTYDDVCSGQTGHAEVVQVTFDPAQISYADILRVFFGTHDPTTLNRQGADKGTQYRSVIFYHSEEQRRVAEDVMRDLGDQEVFESPIVTELSPAPTFYMAESYHQEFFARNPGQGYCQVVVAPKVAKFRKEFAGLFRD; from the coding sequence ATGACGGAAGGAAATCGCGAAGTCGCGACGCTGGGCGGGGGATGCTTCTGGTGCACCGAGGCCGTGTTCGACCGCCTCAAGGGCGTGATCAGCGTGGAGTCCGGTTACGCCGGCGGGCGCGATCCCAATCCCACGTATGACGACGTGTGCAGCGGCCAGACCGGGCACGCCGAGGTGGTGCAGGTGACGTTTGATCCCGCGCAGATCTCGTATGCCGACATCCTGCGCGTGTTCTTTGGCACGCACGATCCCACGACGCTCAACCGGCAGGGCGCCGACAAGGGTACGCAGTACCGCTCGGTCATCTTCTATCACAGCGAAGAGCAGCGCCGCGTGGCCGAAGACGTGATGCGCGACCTGGGCGACCAGGAGGTCTTCGAGTCGCCCATCGTGACGGAGCTTTCGCCGGCGCCCACGTTCTACATGGCCGAGTCGTACCACCAGGAGTTCTTTGCGCGCAACCCCGGGCAGGGCTACTGCCAGGTGGTGGTGGCCCCCAAGGTGGCCAAGTTCCGCAAGGAATTCGCGGGCCTCTTCCGCGACTGA
- a CDS encoding helix-turn-helix domain-containing protein, whose protein sequence is MVTNALGVLLRGWREEARISLRQFAITVKMDASNYSRIERGLGPKPTEEVLERIAAGFGIVKEVDPRWYEMVNAVSADRGEFPADLLQREDVAASLPAFFRKLRDEGTMTTESMYHLFVEVLSEP, encoded by the coding sequence ATGGTGACCAACGCGCTTGGAGTGCTACTCCGTGGCTGGCGCGAGGAAGCCCGCATCAGCCTCCGGCAGTTTGCCATCACCGTGAAGATGGACGCCTCGAACTACAGCCGTATCGAGCGTGGCTTGGGCCCGAAGCCCACGGAAGAAGTGCTGGAGCGTATCGCGGCGGGGTTCGGAATCGTAAAGGAGGTGGATCCGCGATGGTACGAGATGGTGAACGCAGTGAGCGCTGATCGTGGCGAGTTTCCTGCCGATCTGCTCCAGCGGGAAGACGTGGCGGCGTCGTTGCCGGCATTCTTCCGCAAGCTCCGCGACGAGGGCACGATGACGACGGAGTCGATGTACCACCTGTTCGTCGAGGTCCTAAGCGAGCCATGA
- a CDS encoding arylesterase → MSILSFVRRAGPAMALLTLIVGCGRAESNGSAQGSADGARASDATPSQPRRVVMFLGTSLTDGYGLERNEAYPARIQEKIDSAGLPWTTVNAGLSGEKSAGARQRIGWLLRQPFDVLVLETGANDMLQGTNVDSLRANLQSIIDTVRAARPNARIVLVGMRAAPNLGSAYVQRFDPTYPELARQNGLTLIPFLLEGVAGIRDLNIADGVHPNARGHRILAATVWKTLEPILRGESPPPAAPVPAS, encoded by the coding sequence ATGAGCATCTTGTCCTTCGTGCGCCGCGCGGGGCCCGCCATGGCCCTGCTGACTCTGATTGTCGGGTGCGGACGCGCTGAAAGCAACGGGTCTGCCCAAGGTTCCGCCGACGGCGCCCGCGCGTCCGACGCCACGCCGTCCCAGCCGCGGCGCGTCGTCATGTTCCTGGGGACGAGTTTGACGGACGGGTACGGGCTGGAGCGCAACGAGGCGTATCCCGCGCGGATTCAGGAGAAAATCGACTCCGCCGGCCTGCCGTGGACCACGGTGAACGCCGGGCTCAGCGGCGAAAAGAGCGCCGGTGCGCGGCAGCGCATCGGGTGGCTGCTGCGGCAGCCATTCGACGTGCTGGTGCTGGAGACCGGCGCCAACGACATGCTGCAGGGCACCAACGTGGATTCGCTGCGCGCCAACCTGCAGAGCATCATCGACACCGTGCGCGCCGCGCGGCCCAACGCGCGCATCGTGCTGGTGGGGATGCGCGCCGCGCCCAACCTGGGCAGCGCGTACGTGCAGCGGTTCGATCCCACGTATCCGGAACTGGCGCGGCAGAATGGGCTTACGCTCATCCCGTTTCTGCTGGAAGGCGTGGCCGGCATCCGCGACCTGAACATCGCGGACGGCGTGCACCCCAACGCCCGCGGCCACCGCATTCTGGCCGCGACGGTGTGGAAGACGCTGGAGCCCATTCTGCGCGGCGAGTCGCCCCCGCCCGCCGCGCCCGTTCCCGCGTCCTGA
- a CDS encoding FtsX-like permease family protein, with the protein MSALRPLFALAWRESRFARRRLLLFLSSITLGVAALVATQSFAANLASGVREQAKSFVGADVSLSSNRVIGPKTEKLIDSLRAARVPIARVTTFASMALAERTAGARLAQVRAVEPGFPFYGEILTSPAGQYARLHTGRNALADPALLLALDARVGDVIRLGEARFTIIGTLEKVPGAVGVGALFAPRLYIPARYLPETKLIQFGSRVEYEAYARMPAPGAAEAFVEAHRPVFRGERVNANTASGQQRDLDEALGRLGSFLGLIGTFALLLGGIGVASAMGAYMAQKRDTVATLRCLGATAPQVLFIYLLQAGVMGLIGASLGTAIGVAVQWVLPRLLADLLPVEVQTAISPAAVATGVGIGVWIAVAFALLPLLATRRISPLQAIRRRVEEEPGAARRDPWTIGGWALLAASIVALVIFQAGELRNGGYFAAGIAVALAALWLSAWTVMWLARRTPGRGLPYPTRQGIANLYRPGNQTRVVVLALGFGVWLLATVYLVQSNLLAPLMVNTKSQGNLLLFDVQAEQERGVDALLRGTGTAVLQRAPIIPMRIQSINNVDISVLAPDDPDAEEEEPQEQRPREGRGKGGARRGDGRPERWAVRREYRSTFRDTLVKSEKVEEGRFWRPGAGGADAGGVAEVSMDLTVAEDLAIDLGDTIVWDVQGVRIPTRITSFRDVDWGRLEPNFFAVFPSSVLQGAPQTWVMLARAPDASTRAAVQRDVVRRFSNVAVLDLTAIQAALDEVLGRVAAVIRFLAAFSVATGFIVLLGAVLTGRLQRIRESVLLRTLGATRRQIAGVLFAEYTALGLMASLAGILLAVGAGWALMKWVFNSEFHVPVLPLLWLALGVTAMSAIVGLMASREVFRHTPLEALREE; encoded by the coding sequence GTGAGCGCCCTTCGCCCGCTGTTTGCCCTCGCGTGGCGGGAAAGCCGCTTCGCGCGCCGCCGCCTGCTCCTTTTCCTTTCGTCCATCACGCTGGGCGTGGCGGCGCTGGTGGCCACGCAGTCGTTCGCGGCCAACCTGGCGTCCGGGGTGCGCGAGCAGGCCAAGTCGTTCGTGGGCGCGGACGTCAGCCTGAGCAGCAACCGGGTGATCGGGCCGAAGACGGAAAAGCTGATCGACTCCCTTCGCGCCGCGCGCGTCCCCATCGCCCGCGTGACCACGTTCGCGTCCATGGCGCTTGCGGAGCGCACGGCGGGGGCGCGGCTGGCGCAGGTGCGCGCGGTGGAGCCGGGATTTCCCTTCTACGGCGAGATCCTCACCTCACCCGCCGGCCAGTACGCGCGGCTGCACACCGGCCGCAACGCGCTGGCGGATCCGGCGCTGCTGCTGGCCCTCGACGCGCGCGTGGGTGACGTGATCCGGCTGGGCGAGGCGCGCTTCACCATCATCGGAACGCTGGAAAAGGTGCCCGGGGCGGTGGGCGTGGGCGCACTGTTCGCGCCGCGGCTGTACATCCCCGCGCGCTATCTGCCGGAGACGAAGCTGATCCAGTTCGGCAGCCGGGTGGAGTACGAGGCGTACGCGCGCATGCCGGCACCGGGAGCGGCGGAGGCGTTCGTGGAAGCGCACCGCCCCGTGTTCCGCGGCGAGCGGGTGAACGCGAATACCGCTTCCGGACAGCAGCGGGACCTGGACGAGGCGCTCGGCCGCCTCGGATCGTTTCTGGGATTGATCGGCACCTTTGCGCTGCTCCTTGGCGGCATCGGTGTGGCGAGCGCGATGGGCGCGTACATGGCGCAGAAGCGCGACACCGTCGCCACGCTGCGCTGCCTGGGTGCGACGGCGCCGCAGGTGCTGTTCATCTACCTGCTGCAGGCGGGGGTGATGGGGCTCATCGGCGCGAGCCTCGGCACGGCAATCGGCGTCGCCGTCCAATGGGTGCTGCCGCGGCTGCTGGCGGACCTGCTGCCGGTGGAGGTGCAGACGGCGATCAGCCCGGCGGCGGTGGCCACGGGTGTCGGGATCGGTGTGTGGATCGCGGTCGCCTTCGCCCTGCTGCCGCTCCTCGCCACGCGCCGCATCTCCCCCCTGCAGGCCATCCGCCGTCGCGTGGAGGAGGAGCCGGGCGCGGCGCGGCGGGACCCGTGGACCATCGGCGGATGGGCGCTGCTGGCGGCCAGCATCGTGGCGCTCGTCATCTTTCAGGCGGGCGAACTGCGCAACGGCGGCTACTTCGCGGCGGGGATCGCGGTTGCTCTCGCCGCGCTGTGGCTGAGCGCGTGGACGGTGATGTGGCTCGCGCGGCGGACGCCGGGACGCGGGCTGCCGTATCCAACGCGGCAGGGGATCGCCAACCTGTACCGCCCGGGGAATCAGACGCGCGTCGTGGTGCTGGCGCTCGGGTTCGGCGTGTGGCTGCTGGCGACCGTGTATCTGGTGCAGAGCAACCTGCTTGCGCCGTTGATGGTGAATACGAAGAGCCAGGGCAACCTGCTGCTCTTCGACGTGCAGGCCGAGCAGGAGCGCGGGGTGGATGCGCTGCTGCGCGGCACGGGGACGGCGGTGCTGCAGCGGGCGCCCATCATCCCCATGCGCATTCAATCCATCAACAACGTGGACATTTCCGTACTCGCGCCAGACGATCCGGACGCGGAGGAGGAGGAGCCGCAAGAGCAGCGTCCGCGCGAGGGCCGCGGCAAGGGCGGCGCGCGGCGCGGGGACGGGCGCCCGGAGCGGTGGGCCGTGCGGCGGGAGTACCGGTCGACCTTTCGCGACACGCTGGTGAAGTCGGAAAAGGTGGAGGAGGGGCGGTTCTGGCGCCCGGGGGCGGGCGGCGCGGACGCGGGCGGCGTGGCGGAGGTGTCGATGGACCTGACAGTGGCCGAGGACCTGGCCATCGACCTGGGCGACACCATCGTGTGGGACGTGCAGGGCGTACGGATTCCGACACGGATTACCTCGTTCCGCGACGTGGACTGGGGACGGCTGGAGCCCAACTTCTTTGCCGTTTTCCCGTCCTCGGTGCTGCAGGGCGCGCCGCAGACCTGGGTGATGCTGGCTCGCGCGCCGGACGCGTCCACGCGGGCCGCGGTGCAGCGCGACGTGGTGCGCCGGTTCAGCAACGTGGCCGTGCTGGACCTGACCGCCATTCAGGCCGCGCTGGACGAGGTGCTGGGGCGCGTGGCGGCGGTGATCCGCTTTCTGGCCGCGTTCAGCGTGGCCACGGGCTTCATCGTGCTGCTGGGCGCGGTGCTCACGGGGCGGCTGCAGCGCATTCGCGAGAGCGTGCTGCTGCGTACGCTTGGCGCCACGCGCAGGCAGATCGCCGGCGTGCTGTTCGCGGAGTATACGGCGCTGGGATTGATGGCGAGCTTGGCGGGAATTCTGCTGGCGGTGGGTGCGGGGTGGGCGCTGATGAAGTGGGTGTTCAACTCCGAGTTCCACGTGCCGGTGCTGCCGCTGCTGTGGCTGGCGCTGGGGGTGACGGCGATGTCGGCCATCGTGGGATTGATGGCGAGCCGCGAGGTGTTCCGGCACACGCCGCTGGAGGCGCTGCGGGAGGAGTGA
- a CDS encoding ABC transporter ATP-binding protein, which translates to MLIAENLQKTYRSGGQPLSALRNVHFQVEPGETVAIVGPSGSGKTTLLGLLAGLDRPSGGRVLLDGTDMGALSEDGRARLRREKIGFVFQSFQLIPTLTARENVAVPLDLAGTSGGAARADELLGRVGLSGREHHYPTQLSGGEQQRVALARAFIHRPTILFADEPTGNLDAATGERIIELMMELNRELGTTLVLVTHDSGLAARMRRVIRITDGTVVSDERGTA; encoded by the coding sequence ATGCTCATCGCAGAAAATCTCCAGAAAACCTATCGCAGCGGCGGACAGCCGCTGTCGGCACTCCGAAACGTACACTTTCAGGTGGAGCCCGGCGAGACGGTGGCCATCGTAGGGCCGTCCGGCAGCGGCAAGACCACGCTGCTGGGCCTCCTTGCCGGCCTAGACCGCCCCAGCGGCGGCCGCGTTCTGCTGGACGGCACCGACATGGGCGCGCTATCCGAAGACGGACGGGCGCGACTCCGTCGTGAAAAGATCGGCTTCGTCTTCCAGTCCTTTCAACTGATCCCCACGCTCACCGCGAGGGAAAACGTCGCCGTCCCGCTCGATCTCGCGGGGACGAGCGGGGGCGCGGCGCGCGCGGACGAACTGCTGGGCCGCGTGGGCCTGAGCGGGCGCGAGCACCACTATCCCACCCAGCTTTCCGGCGGCGAGCAGCAGCGCGTGGCCCTGGCCCGCGCCTTCATCCATCGCCCGACGATTCTGTTCGCGGATGAACCCACGGGCAACCTGGATGCCGCCACGGGCGAGCGCATCATCGAGCTGATGATGGAGCTGAACCGCGAGCTGGGCACCACGCTCGTGCTGGTGACGCACGATAGCGGGCTGGCCGCGCGGATGCGCCGTGTGATCCGCATTACCGACGGCACCGTGGTGAGCGACGAGCGGGGCACGGCGTGA
- the lpdA gene encoding dihydrolipoyl dehydrogenase has translation MADNNFDIVIIGAGPGGYVAAIKAAQLGYKVACIEEDNPGGVCLNWGCIPTKALLESAAMITHLGHAAEFGVTVGEIKTDMAQAVKRSRQVSERLTKGVGFLFKKNKVTHLPGRGRLAGKGKVEVTPKDGGAKQTVTAKHVIIATGSKPRDLPFLKIDHERVWDSTDAMLAKEAPKTLAVVGAGAIGCEFADVYAAFGTKVTIIEMADRILPLEDRDCSAVVEKSYKKRGMQILTSVKLDKAEVGAGGVKLSITDAKGQTQVIEAERVLSAIGRVPLTADLGLESAGVKLTDRGFIGVDRQMRTNVEGIYAIGDVAGPPLLAHKGSHEGVACIEGIHGDPHAGIDYNNIPNCTYCHPEVASIGLTEEQARAQGIDIQVGVFPWTANGRALTAGETDGFVKVIRDTKYSELVGAHIVGPHATELIAEFVVGRHLETTVEEMDRAMHPHPTLSEAIGEAALAALGHALHI, from the coding sequence TTGGCGGACAACAACTTCGACATCGTGATTATCGGCGCCGGCCCGGGCGGCTACGTGGCCGCCATCAAGGCGGCGCAGCTCGGATACAAGGTGGCCTGCATTGAAGAAGACAACCCCGGCGGCGTCTGCCTGAACTGGGGGTGCATTCCCACCAAGGCCCTGCTGGAGAGCGCGGCCATGATCACGCACCTGGGGCACGCCGCGGAGTTCGGCGTTACCGTGGGCGAGATCAAGACCGACATGGCGCAGGCCGTGAAGCGCTCGCGCCAGGTGAGCGAGCGGCTCACCAAGGGTGTCGGCTTTCTGTTCAAGAAGAACAAGGTCACGCACCTGCCCGGACGCGGCCGCCTGGCCGGCAAGGGCAAGGTGGAAGTCACGCCCAAGGACGGCGGCGCCAAGCAGACGGTTACCGCCAAGCACGTCATCATCGCCACCGGCAGCAAGCCGCGCGACCTGCCGTTTCTGAAGATCGACCACGAGCGCGTGTGGGACAGCACCGACGCCATGCTGGCCAAGGAAGCGCCCAAGACGCTGGCCGTGGTGGGCGCGGGCGCCATCGGGTGCGAGTTCGCCGACGTGTACGCGGCGTTCGGCACCAAGGTCACCATCATTGAAATGGCCGACCGCATTCTGCCGCTGGAAGACCGCGACTGCAGCGCCGTCGTCGAAAAGAGCTACAAGAAGCGCGGCATGCAGATTCTGACCAGCGTCAAGCTCGACAAGGCGGAAGTCGGGGCCGGCGGCGTCAAGCTGTCCATCACCGACGCCAAGGGGCAGACGCAGGTAATCGAGGCGGAGCGCGTGCTTTCCGCCATCGGCCGCGTGCCGCTGACGGCGGACCTGGGGCTGGAGTCGGCCGGCGTGAAGTTGACGGACCGCGGCTTCATTGGCGTGGACCGGCAGATGCGCACCAACGTCGAGGGCATCTACGCCATCGGCGATGTGGCCGGGCCGCCGCTGCTGGCGCACAAGGGCTCGCACGAGGGTGTCGCCTGCATTGAGGGCATCCACGGCGATCCGCACGCGGGAATCGACTACAACAACATCCCCAACTGCACCTACTGCCATCCGGAAGTCGCCAGCATCGGGCTTACGGAAGAGCAGGCGCGCGCGCAGGGGATCGACATCCAGGTGGGCGTGTTCCCCTGGACCGCCAACGGCCGCGCGCTGACCGCGGGCGAGACGGACGGCTTCGTGAAGGTCATCCGCGACACCAAGTACAGCGAACTGGTGGGCGCGCACATCGTGGGGCCGCACGCCACGGAACTGATCGCGGAGTTCGTGGTCGGCCGGCACCTGGAGACGACGGTGGAGGAGATGGACCGCGCGATGCATCCGCACCCCACGCTCTCCGAGGCAATCGGCGAGGCCGCGCTGGCCGCCTTGGGCCACGCGCTGCACATCTGA
- a CDS encoding ImmA/IrrE family metallo-endopeptidase yields MSLPNRRVLSAADLEGMADVFRETYAPECSGVLDIEEIVEHDLGITLIPLQSLAFRTRRKAWLSCTGDRIVVDEGVMMSSWEEYRFLIAEEAGHAVLHKYLLPVRAFADDAEFRRFHRGINKETERWVEWQARTWAGRVLVPRRELAHVFTQTVTAARRLFRSFSLSEAGILYVEEEIGAYFGVTPFCAHVRIDQDGLWSEAVRDRGLRLIS; encoded by the coding sequence ATGAGCCTACCGAACCGCCGAGTCCTGAGCGCCGCTGATCTTGAAGGGATGGCGGATGTGTTTCGGGAGACGTATGCGCCTGAATGTAGCGGGGTGCTGGATATCGAGGAGATTGTGGAGCATGACCTCGGGATCACTCTCATCCCGCTGCAGAGTCTTGCGTTCAGAACGCGGCGGAAGGCGTGGCTGTCCTGCACCGGCGATCGCATCGTCGTTGACGAGGGCGTGATGATGAGTTCGTGGGAGGAGTACCGATTCCTAATTGCCGAAGAGGCTGGTCACGCGGTGCTTCACAAATACCTGCTCCCCGTGCGGGCCTTTGCGGATGATGCCGAGTTCCGGAGATTTCACCGCGGTATCAACAAGGAGACGGAGCGGTGGGTGGAGTGGCAGGCCCGGACGTGGGCCGGTCGCGTGCTCGTGCCGCGAAGAGAACTTGCCCACGTGTTCACTCAGACAGTCACGGCTGCCAGGCGCCTGTTCCGTTCGTTCAGCTTAAGTGAGGCTGGCATCCTGTACGTCGAGGAAGAAATCGGCGCGTATTTTGGCGTCACTCCTTTTTGCGCACATGTTCGAATTGATCAGGATGGTCTCTGGTCGGAGGCAGTGCGCGATCGCGGGCTGCGGCTGATCAGTTGA
- a CDS encoding tyrosine-type recombinase/integrase, protein MTLAEAVESFLFHCQYEKNLSPKTLRAYRTDLRQFTSFPRDSGIAAEIGLLGKTELRPYIQSLFGQFQGKTVKRKVATLKALFRYLERDEVIATNPFHRMDVRIKEAMRVPRTIPIGELRLLFDHLRSGVEAASPDVPGRSRLVRDLAILEMMFATGARVSEVCNLNLCDLDTLEGWVRIFGKGARERLVQLCHPVTIASLREHQRMRGAAGPEEPLFLSARGTRLTEQSVRVLLRRYAETAGVQSPIRPHLVRHSVATLLLEQGVDIRQIQFLLGHSSIATTQIYTHVDSRSQRAVLTDRHPRLLIDSQRMGS, encoded by the coding sequence ATGACCCTGGCCGAGGCGGTCGAGAGTTTTCTGTTCCACTGCCAGTACGAAAAGAACCTGAGCCCCAAGACGCTCCGCGCGTACAGAACCGACCTGCGGCAGTTTACCTCGTTCCCGCGCGACAGCGGGATCGCGGCTGAAATCGGTCTCTTGGGAAAGACGGAACTGCGCCCGTACATCCAGAGTCTCTTCGGGCAATTCCAGGGAAAGACGGTGAAGCGGAAGGTGGCCACGCTCAAGGCACTGTTCCGGTACCTGGAGCGTGACGAGGTGATTGCCACGAACCCGTTCCACCGGATGGACGTACGCATCAAGGAAGCGATGCGCGTTCCCCGTACCATCCCGATCGGCGAACTCCGGCTGCTGTTCGATCACTTGAGGAGCGGCGTCGAGGCAGCCTCGCCGGACGTCCCGGGGAGAAGCCGGCTGGTGCGGGATCTAGCGATCCTGGAGATGATGTTCGCCACGGGCGCGCGAGTCTCGGAGGTGTGCAACCTGAACCTTTGTGATCTCGATACGCTGGAGGGATGGGTGCGCATCTTTGGAAAGGGCGCACGGGAGCGGCTGGTGCAGCTCTGCCATCCCGTGACGATTGCGTCGCTCAGGGAGCACCAGCGGATGCGGGGCGCCGCGGGACCGGAGGAGCCGCTGTTTCTGAGTGCCCGGGGAACGCGCCTGACCGAGCAGTCGGTGCGCGTGCTGCTGCGGAGGTACGCCGAGACGGCGGGAGTTCAATCGCCGATTCGCCCACACCTAGTGAGGCATTCGGTGGCGACGCTGCTGCTGGAGCAGGGCGTGGATATTCGCCAGATCCAGTTCCTGCTGGGGCACTCATCAATCGCCACCACGCAGATCTACACGCATGTGGACTCACGCAGCCAGCGGGCGGTGCTCACCGACCGGCATCCGAGACTCTTGATAGATTCACAGCGGATGGGCTCTTAA